A region of the Echeneis naucrates chromosome 22, fEcheNa1.1, whole genome shotgun sequence genome:
aaacatttgacatttaaatgacTTGCTCAAGGCCAGTTTGGCCACTGAGAGTGTTGCTCATCCCTAGATTTTAATTTTGtactttaaaacataaataaattgatCTTTTTTTGGGCACTTAGACTGACTTGGCTCAGCAGTTAGTTGGAAACTTTTCAAAACCATGAACACAGGTTTGACATTATTATGGCTAATTAGACTTCCCCTTGGGGTTTTTGGAGCCATACAAGGAACTACATAAGACCACCAAAGTTTGTGTACTAATAAAGTCCAACAAAGCAGGTGCATCCAGATGAACTGGACAGTGGGGGAGATGGAAATCAAGGACACAGTGAGTTAAAGCACCACGGTCAGGACATACCATTGTTATGTTGGGATTTTCACTAGGGGCATGTTCTACATGTGTAACATTACCATTAGAATCTGCAGCGGTCACCACTGAACTCATTGAATTTGACAAGGCATCCCCATTGGTATGTCCAGATGAGCCCCTTTAAACTTATCAGATATGTCATGGACAATTGAAGGTcttgttgtttggttttgaaTTTCAGACAGATTACAGGTAGGTTTCTCTTCCCTCAGTGGTCAAATAACCACAGTGCATTTTGCAGCAGTGCCCAGTCCTAGAGCAATGATATCCATGCAATTTGTATCTATGTGTTAACTTCAAATAAATGGGActgctgtttttcaaaatgcTCAATGATTACATGAATGATTGCATCAATGTGAGAAATGATTGTACAGGTTTGACACGGATCATCAGATAATTATCGGACTAAGATTCTTTCATCGATTATATCTCAGTTAAATCAgaataaagttcatcagttcaCTTGTGCCTGCATAGATTGCTATctatattttttactttcactcTCACCACCTTAGAAATACATGTCATGGTTCTAGGTGCTGGTTGGCACTCGTCCACCATTGAAATGGAGcctgtattatttattatttttttaatgaatttactTCAACATCCCAAGCTTGCCAAGAGCCCTAAgttgatttcaaataaaacaaacaagcaaaaaatatatattcataaagCAGCTAGTTTTATCAATATGTTGCATGTGAGGATGTGATACTTGGCTTTCAATGGAACTTGGTCAAACAACATCACGATTCTTCAATTTATTCCAGTATCCGTTTATTTCTTCATCAATGCAAATTGTTATAGTGGAAGATTATGATGGCACGGCTATCTTCATGGTACGCATTTGCTGAGCACTTTATTAGAAACACCTGGCCATTTATGCGATTATCCAGTCATGTGTCAGCAGAACAGCACATTGAGATGCACCTCAGGAGCTTTCATTAATGTTCACATCAAACACCAGGATGTGaggaaatgtaatttcacaAACTTTGAGTGTGGTGCCATGGGCAGATTTGGCTGTTTCTGAAACTGATATGGAATTTTCACACTTAAGACTGGATGTAGCTGATATAAAAGCAACTGTAGCCAACTTCACAACTGTGGTGAGCAGAAATAATCTCAAAATGCGCACAAGGAcaaaaggacagaaggacaaaaacagcaggagatTATCCAATCTTGCAGGCCAAGAACAGTGGAGTGGAGTGACTCTTCAAAACTGGACATTTGAGGACTGGAAAAACATGAGCATGACAAAGTATTCAGTGGCCCTCCCAGCTGTCAGATCTGAATCCAGTGAAAGCCCTGTAGAATGTGTTAAAACAAGAAATTGGCTGCATGAAAGGGCAGCTGACATATCTGCAGAAAGCATGTCAACATTTGCGGCATATCAAAGTAATATTTGCAACATTTTGAATCCATACCACAAAGAATGGAGGCTGCTTTTGAAAGAAAATCAGGCTTTTCCCTGGATTAGtcaggtgttcctaataaagtgctcaGTGAGTGTTGTCATATTGTCTACACTCTTTGAGTAGTTTCATTGAGATGAATTGGTATGACAGCCATTGTTGATATTTTCAGTTAAAGATGGAAGATTATGGAGCTTTGCTGAATGTAGTCATATTTTATTAACAGGGTTTATGTCAAGACTGTCACAGAATATGGCTCAAAGTTTACAGAAGTGTGCAGACTTCACAGACTTTACATTAAATCATTTCAAAGCCACACTTGATTTACTGAGCATGCACCCACAATTTGTTACCAACAGACAGAAAGGTTCTATTTACATTCCACACCAGGAATGTCTGCCCTGGATTTTCCACTGTTTGTGGGAAAATATATCAGAAGAACAACAGAACAGCAGGCTTTGCTATTGATGAGAGTGTCGATAATAGTGTTTGTTTCATGTTACAGAGTTGCTCCACTTCAGCTCTTTTCCACAGTCACCTCGACAagtcataatttttttaattcctttcttAATACAACCACTCTGGCAAAGGCTTTGActgcttcatttatttacaatttcatTAATCTGCTTGTAAGTTAAGTTGAGTTGAATTTTGTTCCATTCATCTCTCCACAGATGGCTTTGTCGGCACGAGGCCTGTACTTTGTGGTCACCCTGTTTTTGGGTAGTTTCTTTGGAAGTGTCTTCATGTTGGGTCCAGTTTTGCCCCTGATGCTGCTGTCTCCTGCCTGGTACCGTTGGATCACTGATCGCATCGTCGCTACCTGGCTCACCCTCCCTGTGGTGTGTATATCAGGCTGTCCTTTATTTGGCTTACCTCAGTGTGTGGCCCATAAGGCCTTACATTACCTGTGTTTGACACAGTCAAGATGATctgcctcatcatcatcatctctgcctaatttagtttatttttatcaaactttAATCATCCAGATTGATCTTTAGAACAATTATATAAATCTTCACAGGGACACAATTATCCTCTTCCcagcctctcttctcttttacCACATATGTTTTCAATTATCATAGTTTTGTCTTCTTTATCATACCCCTCATCCTTTTTCTCACACTCTCATCATCACTTTTGTCTCCATTCTTCCTCGCCTTGCACTTTTATCCACtaaactttctctctctgtcccctctaCAGTCCTTGCTAGAGTTGGTATTTGGGGTGAAGGTGGTAATAACAGGTGATGGCTTCATTCCGGGAGAACGCAGTGTGATCATCATGAACCATCGCACACGCCTGGATTGGATGTTCCTTTGGTGTTGTCTGCTCCGGTACAGCTACCTTCGTCTGGAGAAGATCTGTCTCAAGGCTGCCCTCAAGGCTGTGCCTGGCTTTGGTGGGTACACAGTAGGTGTCCTACATGCCTCTTCACAATAATGTATTTTGCATAGGTTTTTCTCAAAAATGTTGTTGCAAGCTAGTTAACTTCTAAGAATAATATCAAGTCATTGAATGTAAGAGGAACACTATCATGAATGCAAATCAAGGACAGTTTAAAATAccgaatatatatatatatatatgtgtgtgtatgtgtgtgtgtgtgtgttttatttatatatatacatatatatatatatatatatatatttttttttttttttttttttactttaaatttttattttttttttactctatgGTTTCCAGAGGCAGATTATTAAAGACCAGGAGTATGCTGACACAAAAGGCAGTCATTTCATAAGGATGTTTCCTGAGAGACTTTGTTATTTGCCTGCCTGGAAAAGTCTTATAGAGTCAGTTGCAAATGAGAACCAATCAAATACACATGTTAAGACTTTGCATGTATTTTCCAGGCTGGGCAATGCAGGTGGCCTGCTTTGTCTTTATTCAGCGTCGTTGGGAGCAGGACAAGAAACACTTGGAGAGCATGCTAGACTACTTCTGTGACATCAGAGagcctctgcagctgctgctgttccctGAGGGCACAGACCTCACTGGTGAGGATTAAAGAACGCATCGACTGAACATCAACTTGCCCACATTTCAGTTGTATTAGAATATGTTGCCCACTAATCAAGTTCTAGTGATCGGTGTGATCTTATTCCTGGCTTTGGCCTTTGCACTGACACTGTTATGCAAACACTTGCCAGACACCCAACTCAGTCATTTTTGCAAGAATACGGTGATCTTTCAATCCAACTGATAGTGACACACTAATGTTTGAAGCGCCTTTAGATCACAATTAAGCCAATCAAGGTCCCAAATAGCTTTTCTAGTGGAAGCTTAACTTCTCTTATTATGATGTCATGAGCGGTCTGCTGTAGTTACATAATAATTGCCCCACAGCTTTAGGGCTTTAAAGATTCActtttgatgttgtgtttgcacttgtaggtgtgtgtgtgcttgtatgtgcAGCTGTCTGCATTTAAGCCTCATAAATCCTCAAAGCTTAATTTGACCCAAGAAAAAAGGACGTAACAGGAAGTTGTCCTGGTCCTCAGTCCTTAATATGTATTCTACAGACACGCGTAGAAGGGTATTTATATGATCAGCTTCTGTATGCACTTAAACCCCCcctttgaattgaatttttaaGCTTGTGTGCATTGACTGGCGCAGGATATTCATACCCCTGGGAGAATAGAGGTTTGATCAGCAGACATCTGTGAAAAGTTCTTTCTACTACTCTGTCTGAAGGAGCTACTTGTTGCATAATATGACTGCTGAGTCATGATGTAGTTTACATGTTCCTGCAACAAGTTCCTGAGAAATTGTTTGattaataaacacaaatttttcCTGTGTTTATGTACCCTTGTAATTTATACCATTGTGTAAGCATTTGTCACTGGACAATGTATTTAATGAATGCAGTCATATCCAGTAACTtactttgttattgttattactgCTGTTTATATATTGGTGGTGTTATTTTTGCTACATGTGTAACACAATGAACCAGTTAACATGAATCACGTCTAATTGCTTCTTTGGTGATTGCAGCTGCCACATGTTTAATTACTGAGTGTCTGTGTCATCTGCAGAAAATACAAGAGCAAGAAGTGATTCATTTGCTGCCCAGAACAACCTACCAAAATTTGAGTATGTGCTCCATCCTCGAACGACTGGATTCACCTTCATTGTGGACAGACTGCGGAAAGGTCAGTTTTGATCCACATCGACAGTATCTGAAATCATATAATATCTACATTAAACGTAACAATGCTCGGCTCAAAATAAGCTGAAAATGTTGCAGTTGGTTGTCTAACAGCAGTCATGCACACATGTTCATCTGTAATGATTGGTGTCATTTGTAAAGAAAGATGAGTATGACTCAAAGCCTGTCGTTATtctcaaaaaaatgttttatcagcaCAACCACGGAAAAATTATAGCATATTAT
Encoded here:
- the lclat1 gene encoding lysocardiolipin acyltransferase 1, with the translated sequence MALSARGLYFVVTLFLGSFFGSVFMLGPVLPLMLLSPAWYRWITDRIVATWLTLPVSLLELVFGVKVVITGDGFIPGERSVIIMNHRTRLDWMFLWCCLLRYSYLRLEKICLKAALKAVPGFGWAMQVACFVFIQRRWEQDKKHLESMLDYFCDIREPLQLLLFPEGTDLTENTRARSDSFAAQNNLPKFEYVLHPRTTGFTFIVDRLRKGDNLDAVHDITVAYPKNIPQTERHLILGLFPREIHFHVRRYPVDSLPPSSSDLESWCRERWAEKEVRLRDFYSSQPRAFDRDGVARVPPCKSELRVALIKAASLLYWSSFIALCLTGLWMWAPFRLYFFVMVGVYMAQQKLIGGLELFELTCHRYWKSMAADVSENKVLDGKMQ